One window of the Hemitrygon akajei chromosome 5, sHemAka1.3, whole genome shotgun sequence genome contains the following:
- the LOC140727842 gene encoding superoxide dismutase [Cu-Zn]-like isoform X1 gives MAKAICILTGFFRAFGVVRFELNEGGLLNIKGEFSGLPPGRHELHVHSFGDITNDWISAGPPYNPTNKMQQGKRCADDLAVINVNEDGLAKLDVEVSHFHLTGIHSIIGRALVLHQNEDDPDKADKEESITAGSNGSGIAWGVIGICQSNISKEVLEENN, from the exons ATGGCGAAGGCTATTTGTATATTGACCGGTTTCTTTCGTGCATTTGGCGTAGTCCGTTTCGAATTGAAC GAAGGTGGATTGTTGAACATAAAAGGGGAATTTTCTGGACTGCCCCCAGGAAGGCATGAACTCCATGTTCACAgttttggtgacataacaaatg ATTGGATAAGTGCAGGACCTCCTTACAATCCAACCAACAAAATGCAACAAGGGAAGAG ATGTGCAGATGACCTGGCTGTTATAAATGTGAATGAAGATGGTTTAGCCAAGCTGGATGTGGAGGTATCACATTTCCATCTGACAGGAATTCATTCTATTATTGGACGCGCTCTAGTG cttcaccaGAATGAAGATGACCCAGACAAAGCTGACAAAGAAGAGAGCATTACAGCAGGAAGTAATGGATCTGGTATAGCCTGGGGAGTGATTGGAATTTGTCAGAGCAATATTTCAAAGGAAGTCTTAGAAGAAAACAATTAA
- the LOC140727842 gene encoding superoxide dismutase [Cu-Zn]-like isoform X2 encodes MAKAICILTGFFRAFGVVRFELNEGGLLNIKGEFSGLPPGRHELHVHSFGDITNDWISAGPPYNPTNKMQQGKRCADDLAVINVNEDGLAKLDVELHQNEDDPDKADKEESITAGSNGSGIAWGVIGICQSNISKEVLEENN; translated from the exons ATGGCGAAGGCTATTTGTATATTGACCGGTTTCTTTCGTGCATTTGGCGTAGTCCGTTTCGAATTGAAC GAAGGTGGATTGTTGAACATAAAAGGGGAATTTTCTGGACTGCCCCCAGGAAGGCATGAACTCCATGTTCACAgttttggtgacataacaaatg ATTGGATAAGTGCAGGACCTCCTTACAATCCAACCAACAAAATGCAACAAGGGAAGAG ATGTGCAGATGACCTGGCTGTTATAAATGTGAATGAAGATGGTTTAGCCAAGCTGGATGTGGAG cttcaccaGAATGAAGATGACCCAGACAAAGCTGACAAAGAAGAGAGCATTACAGCAGGAAGTAATGGATCTGGTATAGCCTGGGGAGTGATTGGAATTTGTCAGAGCAATATTTCAAAGGAAGTCTTAGAAGAAAACAATTAA